From the Actinomycetota bacterium genome, one window contains:
- a CDS encoding respiratory nitrate reductase subunit gamma: MTWLTIVFSAYFYIAVDIFLVGVLLKVWKYAATPAPLKIPLTPAPKTGIGVGSRVVQEVVLFKSLFKSNKLIWAGGYVFHLAGLFVFMKHLRFLFPATPAFFDNLVNFDLYTGFILLSALAFLFILRLVIDRHFYISVFNDYLLLGLLMCIATTGLLSRFWEGGGVRADLPDIKMFVGGLFTFNPGTVPGNRLFLIHFSLVMLLLIYFPFSKLIHAVGIFFSPTRNQIDNSRKKRWGPWTVKNPRRAKSQDPVPAPHALIVGKESPDP; this comes from the coding sequence ATGACCTGGTTGACCATTGTTTTTAGCGCATATTTTTATATTGCCGTCGACATTTTCCTGGTCGGCGTTTTGCTGAAAGTCTGGAAGTACGCTGCCACACCGGCCCCCCTTAAGATCCCGCTTACGCCCGCTCCCAAGACCGGCATCGGCGTCGGCTCGCGCGTGGTGCAGGAGGTCGTCCTTTTCAAGAGCCTCTTCAAGAGCAACAAGCTCATCTGGGCGGGTGGCTACGTCTTCCATCTGGCCGGCCTCTTTGTCTTCATGAAGCACCTGAGATTTCTTTTCCCCGCGACTCCCGCCTTTTTTGACAATCTGGTGAATTTTGACCTTTATACCGGATTTATTCTGCTATCGGCCCTGGCTTTCCTGTTTATCCTGCGGCTGGTCATCGACAGGCATTTCTATATTTCAGTCTTCAACGACTATCTGTTGCTGGGCCTGCTGATGTGCATCGCCACCACCGGGCTTCTCTCCAGGTTCTGGGAGGGCGGCGGCGTCAGGGCGGATCTTCCTGACATCAAGATGTTCGTTGGCGGCCTGTTCACGTTCAATCCCGGGACCGTTCCCGGCAACAGGCTGTTCCTGATCCATTTCAGCCTGGTGATGTTGCTGCTGATCTACTTCCCCTTCAGCAAGCTTATCCACGCGGTCGGAATCTTCTTCAGCCCGACGCGTAACCAGATTGATAATTCCAGGAAAAAGCGCTGGGGCCCCTGGACGGTCAAGAACCCCCGCCGGGCCAAGTCTCAGGATCCGGTGCCGGCTCCGCATGCGCTCATCGTCGGCAAAGAGTCTCCTGACCCCTAG
- a CDS encoding YbhB/YbcL family Raf kinase inhibitor-like protein, with product MMRLTSETFPDGGRIPRESACTAKGGGNLSPQVSWQGQPDGTGSFALVMDDENPPCGSGDDACVHWALFNIPASVKGLREGQGAEEIKATEGLTYNGQAGYAGPCPPRPHSYKLTVFALRPGAAAVPGGIRLTRSSFASRYAEEILDHATIEATFSP from the coding sequence ATGATGAGACTTACCAGCGAAACTTTCCCGGACGGCGGCCGAATCCCGCGTGAGTCTGCCTGCACTGCCAAGGGTGGCGGCAACCTTTCGCCGCAGGTCTCCTGGCAGGGACAGCCCGACGGCACCGGCTCATTTGCCCTGGTGATGGACGATGAGAACCCGCCCTGCGGCAGCGGGGACGACGCCTGCGTTCACTGGGCGCTCTTCAATATTCCCGCTTCCGTGAAAGGCCTGCGGGAGGGCCAGGGCGCGGAAGAAATCAAAGCCACGGAAGGATTGACTTATAACGGCCAGGCCGGCTATGCCGGTCCCTGCCCTCCCCGTCCCCATTCATACAAGCTGACTGTCTTTGCGCTCAGGCCGGGAGCGGCCGCAGTGCCCGGGGGAATCAGGTTGACCAGAAGCAGTTTTGCGTCCCGCTATGCCGAGGAGATACTCGACCACGCGACTATCGAGGCGACATTCTCGCCCTAG
- a CDS encoding nitronate monooxygenase family protein: MRINKLQELKIGELRARIPIIQGGMGVGISLAGLAAAVANEGGIGVIAAAGIGMTESDFFSNYLGSNVRAIRNQIREAREHTKGILGVNIMVALSNYADMVKTSVSEGIDIIFSGGGLPLDLPQLLNGNVKTKLVPIVSSGRAARIICKRWSERHNRLPDAIVVEGPMAGGHLGFRPEDIDDAGHTLENLVPEVISEIKPFIAKHGIDIPVIAAGGVYTGEDIARFIHLGAAGVQLGTRFVTTHECNASNEFKQAYIDSAEEDIVVINSPVGMPGRAIRNKFLDDVSEGKKKPYKCPYHCIRTCDYEESPYCIFFALVNAQRGLLKHGFAFAGSNAWRATEIISVHELMTSLIREYETAEAASAESEAAGTADKSEAEDAGPARLTG; this comes from the coding sequence ATGAGGATTAACAAGTTGCAGGAACTGAAGATCGGGGAACTCAGGGCGAGGATACCCATCATCCAGGGAGGCATGGGTGTCGGTATATCGCTCGCGGGTCTGGCGGCAGCCGTAGCCAACGAGGGCGGCATCGGCGTCATCGCCGCCGCCGGCATCGGCATGACCGAATCCGATTTCTTCTCAAACTATCTGGGCTCGAACGTCCGCGCCATCAGAAATCAGATCCGCGAGGCGCGGGAACATACCAAGGGAATCCTTGGCGTCAACATCATGGTCGCCCTGTCCAATTACGCCGACATGGTCAAGACATCCGTTTCCGAAGGTATCGACATCATCTTCTCCGGCGGCGGCCTGCCTCTGGATCTGCCGCAGCTGCTTAACGGCAACGTGAAGACGAAGCTGGTGCCGATCGTTTCTTCCGGCCGCGCCGCCCGCATCATCTGCAAGCGTTGGAGCGAGCGCCACAACCGCCTTCCGGACGCGATTGTGGTTGAGGGGCCGATGGCGGGAGGACACCTGGGCTTCAGGCCTGAGGACATCGATGACGCCGGCCACACGCTGGAGAATCTGGTACCGGAAGTAATATCTGAGATCAAACCCTTCATCGCCAAGCACGGCATCGACATTCCCGTGATCGCTGCCGGCGGGGTCTATACCGGCGAGGACATAGCTCGCTTCATCCACCTTGGCGCCGCCGGGGTGCAGCTGGGCACCCGCTTCGTCACCACCCATGAGTGCAACGCCTCCAACGAATTCAAGCAGGCCTACATCGATTCCGCCGAGGAGGACATCGTCGTTATCAACAGCCCGGTGGGCATGCCGGGACGGGCGATCCGAAACAAGTTTCTCGACGACGTCAGTGAAGGCAAGAAGAAGCCGTACAAATGCCCGTACCACTGCATCCGCACCTGCGACTATGAAGAAAGCCCGTACTGCATCTTCTTCGCGCTGGTCAATGCCCAGCGCGGCCTGCTCAAGCATGGTTTTGCTTTCGCCGGTTCCAACGCCTGGCGCGCGACCGAGATCATCTCGGTGCACGAACTGATGACGTCCCTGATACGGGAATACGAAACCGCCGAGGCCGCATCCGCAGAGTCGGAGGCCGCCGGCACGGCGGATAAATCGGAGGCTGAAGACGCCGGTCCGGCCCGCCTGACGGGTTGA
- a CDS encoding DUF488 domain-containing protein — protein sequence MATLWTIGHSTHTLDEFIALLRNAGMQRVADVRSVPRSRRVPWFNKESLVDSLPAAGIAYIHTKNLGGWRKPRPDSINTGWRNAGFRGYADYMQSEEFTLAAAELAELAKKKPTAVMCAEAVPFRCHRSLIADFFTARGYEVLHIFPDGRMELHVMTPFAVVRQGKITYPL from the coding sequence GTGGCCACTTTGTGGACAATCGGGCACTCGACCCATACTCTGGATGAATTCATCGCCCTGCTAAGGAATGCTGGCATGCAGCGAGTCGCCGACGTGCGCTCGGTTCCGCGGTCGCGCCGTGTGCCCTGGTTCAACAAGGAATCTCTGGTGGACAGCCTGCCGGCGGCCGGAATCGCTTACATACACACGAAAAACTTGGGGGGATGGCGCAAGCCGCGCCCGGACTCCATCAACACCGGCTGGCGCAACGCAGGCTTCCGTGGCTATGCCGACTACATGCAGTCAGAAGAATTTACTTTAGCGGCGGCGGAGCTGGCGGAGCTGGCGAAGAAGAAGCCTACGGCAGTCATGTGCGCTGAAGCGGTCCCCTTCCGTTGCCACCGCTCTCTCATCGCCGATTTCTTCACAGCCCGGGGTTATGAGGTGCTGCACATCTTTCCTGACGGCAGGATGGAGCTCCACGTGATGACGCCATTTGCAGTTGTCCGCCAGGGAAAGATCACCTATCCTCTTTGA
- a CDS encoding radical SAM protein: MKHYLQSAVNYMVRSRPFEVTVFLTSSCNFKCDHCFYWKELNRKGELTLEEFKAIARTMPTLERLIFTGGEPFLREDIDEIIAEFYRHAHPMYITIPTNGYMTNTIVEKTTSILEKAPDCFVNISLQLNDLGEDRDEFVKVKGSFDHLVNTANELARLKKRFPNLGLTSICIQTSENEERLQQIYDFAQMDLAADNFAFSIVRGNPRNPDIKNIDPQIYRQMCQQLLESYKNKHTDSRIPLYKFFLTNRELVYDYTYKTLVEDSYQVKCYAGVLRAVIRENGAVYPCEILMEQGDEFSIGNLRDHGLDFMKLWKSSERKEVYRRITEQKCFCTHGCDMMVNTMFNRKFPFLVARKLVS; this comes from the coding sequence TTGAAGCATTATCTGCAAAGCGCGGTTAATTATATGGTCAGGTCGAGGCCGTTCGAGGTCACGGTCTTTCTGACCTCGTCCTGCAACTTCAAATGCGATCATTGTTTTTACTGGAAGGAGTTAAACCGGAAAGGTGAACTGACTCTGGAAGAATTCAAAGCTATCGCGCGGACGATGCCCACGCTCGAAAGGCTGATATTCACCGGAGGAGAACCGTTTTTACGCGAGGACATCGATGAGATAATCGCTGAATTTTACCGGCATGCCCATCCCATGTATATAACCATTCCCACCAATGGTTATATGACGAACACCATTGTCGAAAAAACCACGAGCATCCTGGAAAAAGCGCCTGACTGCTTTGTGAATATCAGCCTCCAGCTCAATGACCTGGGTGAGGACAGGGATGAGTTCGTAAAGGTAAAGGGAAGCTTCGATCACCTGGTCAATACCGCCAACGAGCTGGCCAGGCTCAAGAAAAGGTTTCCAAACCTGGGGCTGACCTCGATCTGCATTCAAACTTCCGAGAACGAAGAAAGGCTCCAGCAGATATATGATTTTGCACAAATGGATCTGGCGGCGGACAACTTCGCCTTTTCAATCGTAAGAGGCAATCCCAGGAACCCGGATATAAAAAATATCGATCCGCAGATATATCGTCAGATGTGCCAACAACTGCTTGAGTCGTATAAAAACAAGCATACTGATAGCAGGATCCCGTTATATAAATTCTTCCTGACCAATCGTGAGCTTGTTTACGACTACACGTACAAGACCCTGGTTGAAGACTCCTACCAGGTCAAGTGTTATGCCGGCGTTCTCAGAGCGGTGATCCGGGAAAATGGTGCTGTCTATCCCTGCGAGATACTGATGGAACAGGGGGATGAATTTTCAATCGGCAATCTTCGCGATCACGGCCTGGATTTCATGAAGCTCTGGAAGTCCAGTGAAAGAAAAGAAGTATACCGGCGAATTACCGAGCAAAAGTGCTTCTGCACTCATGGCTGCGACATGATGGTCAACACCATGTTTAATCGAAAATTCCCGTTTCTGGTGGCAAGGAAACTGGTTTCTTAA
- a CDS encoding F0F1 ATP synthase subunit gamma, with the protein MQTLEVLKRKIGNAKDVQSVVSAMKVLAIVSIRQFEKSLASLKDYQRTLDLGLQATLADFSGNEDEAAYDPFAYLTPAPKSAGKAGPESAIENRPATHTCAVVFGSEQGLSGQFNESVASYALEQLTAMGIAREDRSLLALGDHVSYRLKAAREPVQKKFVIEGSVKAMRQTVQALFLYFGEMQQRGECGQILLFHHKSLTGAHNVLNTSLLYPLDLGSLRHLRDREWPSSSLPVFTMDRNRLLAALIRQYIRASLEQAFVESLVSENASRLVAMQVAESNVADFLDDLRHEFNEQRQSEITSEILDIVAGLEAMEKSGMDQP; encoded by the coding sequence ATGCAGACGCTCGAGGTCCTGAAACGCAAGATCGGCAATGCCAAGGATGTGCAGTCGGTGGTCAGCGCCATGAAGGTGCTGGCGATAGTCAGCATCCGCCAGTTCGAGAAATCGCTGGCCTCCCTCAAGGATTACCAGCGCACCCTGGACCTCGGCCTGCAGGCAACGCTGGCTGATTTCAGCGGCAACGAAGATGAAGCCGCCTACGATCCTTTTGCCTATCTGACGCCGGCACCGAAAAGCGCGGGGAAGGCCGGCCCGGAATCAGCGATTGAAAACAGGCCCGCAACGCACACTTGCGCCGTGGTTTTCGGCTCCGAGCAGGGGCTATCCGGGCAATTCAACGAGAGTGTCGCCAGCTATGCCCTCGAGCAGCTGACGGCAATGGGCATCGCCCGCGAAGACCGGTCGCTGCTGGCGCTGGGCGATCATGTCTCATACCGGCTGAAGGCGGCTCGCGAGCCGGTTCAGAAGAAGTTTGTCATCGAGGGTTCGGTAAAGGCGATGAGGCAGACTGTCCAGGCGCTGTTTTTGTACTTCGGGGAGATGCAGCAGCGCGGAGAATGCGGCCAGATACTGCTCTTCCATCATAAATCCCTGACCGGTGCTCACAACGTCCTGAATACCAGCCTCCTTTATCCACTGGATCTGGGCAGCCTCAGGCATCTGCGTGACCGGGAATGGCCATCGAGTTCGCTGCCGGTCTTCACCATGGACCGGAACCGGCTGCTGGCCGCTTTGATACGCCAGTATATCCGTGCTTCTCTGGAACAGGCTTTTGTGGAATCACTGGTGAGTGAGAATGCCAGCCGGCTGGTGGCGATGCAGGTAGCGGAGAGCAACGTCGCTGACTTCCTTGACGATCTTCGCCATGAATTCAACGAGCAGCGGCAGAGCGAGATAACTTCCGAGATCCTGGATATCGTCGCCGGCCTGGAAGCAATGGAAAAAAGCGGTATGGATCAGCCCTAG
- a CDS encoding acyltransferase encodes MDTRQTTDYIKGIALFVVLFAHYTQHYHTDFYLGWISIVPRGVIALFFVLSGYAIYCSLERRLRDGASTRLIARFYLDRALRIYPLYWLALLITPFFFPGEYRQLHELSWQTAVTYLGGQSLDTTGIFWFVPAIIQCYLAAPFIYLLLRKLGPARYLLASAVIIALLIPPSMQSVLRGATFSWGVPYYLDLILGNLILFSMGLAIKPLLSLYGGRLNSFTACLVSWTVLEVSLFGIRYTESGFQDYTVPVSLVFILACFCACLFSIALNPDRLFLQKALTRVGRHSYPVYLLHMAFFGLLATLGIVSAGSFTGDIIAFLLLPLFILLCAGTDSIFNFRRVGGLAGN; translated from the coding sequence ATGGACACCAGACAGACCACTGACTACATCAAGGGGATCGCTCTCTTTGTGGTTCTGTTTGCTCATTACACCCAGCATTATCACACTGATTTCTATCTTGGCTGGATCAGCATAGTTCCCCGCGGCGTCATCGCACTTTTCTTCGTGCTCAGCGGTTACGCCATTTATTGTTCACTCGAAAGGCGTCTGCGCGATGGCGCCTCCACCAGGCTGATCGCCAGATTCTATCTCGACCGGGCACTTCGGATATATCCTCTCTACTGGCTGGCCCTGCTGATAACGCCATTCTTCTTTCCGGGTGAATACCGGCAACTGCATGAACTCAGCTGGCAGACGGCGGTAACGTATCTTGGAGGCCAATCACTTGATACCACGGGCATATTCTGGTTCGTGCCGGCGATCATCCAGTGCTATCTGGCGGCGCCATTCATATATCTGCTCCTGCGGAAGTTGGGGCCGGCAAGATACTTGCTGGCGAGCGCGGTTATCATCGCCCTTCTGATCCCGCCGAGTATGCAGTCTGTTCTCAGGGGTGCGACTTTTTCCTGGGGCGTGCCATATTACCTGGATCTCATCCTCGGTAATCTGATTCTTTTTTCGATGGGACTGGCGATCAAGCCATTGCTGTCGCTATACGGTGGGAGGTTGAACAGCTTCACGGCCTGCCTGGTTTCCTGGACTGTGCTGGAAGTATCCCTGTTCGGGATCCGCTACACCGAATCAGGATTCCAGGACTACACCGTGCCGGTTTCGCTGGTCTTTATTCTTGCCTGCTTTTGCGCCTGCCTGTTTTCGATAGCGCTGAATCCCGACCGCCTGTTCCTGCAGAAGGCCCTGACCCGGGTCGGCAGGCATTCCTACCCGGTCTATCTGTTGCACATGGCGTTCTTTGGCCTGCTGGCGACTCTTGGCATTGTCAGTGCCGGCAGCTTCACCGGTGATATCATCGCTTTTTTGCTACTGCCGCTGTTCATACTGCTGTGCGCCGGCACGGATTCGATCTTCAATTTCAGGCGCGTGGGCGGACTTGCGGGGAATTAA
- a CDS encoding (Fe-S)-binding protein: MPRVEEGLIVKGVTADVKPYMAKPEIQAKLGFPETLVDNWEEAAVRKLGELLEKYKSLQVYLDTCVRCGSCTDKCQFYLGTGDPNNMPVARAELLRKVYKKYFTTEGKLFGKLAGAHRLDLNVLGEWYAYFHQCSQCRRCSVFCPYGIDTAEISMAAREIMDSIGLGQKYVNEIIGKVHTVGNNLGMNPKALKATLESTEEDLEEETGQKIRLPLDEVGAEVLMVTPSADFFASPHVESLLGYAKVFHQAGISWTFSTAASEAGNFGMFIGNYGQMQKVASRVSDAIREIKPKRLVVGECGHAWRVAYSFWNTLIGPFDTLDPKYPSPQHICEFTLDLVNRGAIKLDKSANDDLTVTFHDSCNVARGSAMGDKPGGQFTIPRDLIRASCNKFVDMDKDTIHEKTFCCGGGGGLLSDEILQIRIQGAMPRMQALHSVMESDGVNFMALICAICKAQFTKIMPKYGVPMTTAGGVHQLVARAIELGAKA; encoded by the coding sequence ATGCCCCGTGTCGAGGAAGGCCTGATCGTCAAGGGTGTGACCGCCGACGTAAAACCTTACATGGCAAAGCCGGAGATCCAGGCCAAACTGGGTTTTCCGGAAACGCTGGTAGACAACTGGGAGGAAGCCGCCGTCCGCAAGCTGGGCGAGCTGCTGGAGAAGTACAAGTCCCTGCAGGTCTACCTCGACACCTGTGTCAGGTGCGGCTCCTGCACCGACAAGTGCCAGTTCTACCTCGGCACCGGCGATCCCAACAACATGCCGGTGGCCCGGGCCGAGCTCCTGCGCAAGGTATACAAGAAGTATTTCACCACTGAGGGCAAGCTCTTCGGCAAGCTGGCCGGGGCGCACAGGCTGGACCTGAACGTCCTCGGCGAGTGGTATGCCTACTTCCACCAGTGCTCGCAGTGCCGCCGCTGTTCGGTTTTCTGCCCTTACGGTATCGACACCGCCGAGATCTCGATGGCGGCCCGGGAGATAATGGACAGCATTGGCCTGGGGCAGAAATATGTGAACGAGATCATCGGCAAGGTCCATACAGTCGGCAACAATCTGGGCATGAACCCCAAGGCGCTGAAAGCGACGCTTGAATCCACCGAGGAAGATCTCGAGGAAGAGACCGGCCAGAAGATCCGCCTGCCTCTGGATGAGGTCGGCGCCGAGGTGCTGATGGTCACGCCCTCGGCTGACTTCTTTGCTTCACCGCATGTCGAATCGCTGCTCGGTTACGCCAAAGTGTTCCACCAGGCGGGCATCAGCTGGACCTTCAGCACCGCCGCTTCCGAGGCCGGCAACTTCGGCATGTTCATTGGTAACTACGGCCAGATGCAGAAGGTGGCCTCACGCGTCTCCGACGCCATCCGCGAGATCAAGCCCAAGCGCCTGGTCGTCGGCGAGTGCGGGCATGCCTGGCGCGTGGCTTATTCATTCTGGAACACCCTGATCGGGCCCTTCGACACACTGGACCCGAAGTATCCCTCGCCGCAGCACATCTGCGAGTTCACCCTCGACCTGGTGAATCGTGGGGCCATCAAGCTGGACAAGTCGGCCAATGATGATCTCACCGTCACCTTCCATGACTCATGCAACGTGGCCCGGGGATCGGCGATGGGCGACAAGCCCGGCGGGCAGTTCACCATTCCCAGGGATCTGATCAGGGCGTCGTGCAACAAGTTCGTGGACATGGACAAGGACACCATCCATGAGAAGACTTTCTGTTGCGGCGGCGGCGGCGGACTGCTGAGCGACGAGATCCTGCAGATAAGGATCCAGGGCGCCATGCCCCGCATGCAGGCGCTGCACAGTGTCATGGAAAGCGACGGAGTCAACTTCATGGCGCTGATCTGCGCCATCTGCAAGGCTCAATTCACAAAAATCATGCCCAAGTATGGAGTGCCAATGACAACGGCGGGAGGCGTGCACCAGTTGGTCGCCAGGGCTATAGAACTGGGAGCTAAAGCATGA
- a CDS encoding alternate F1F0 ATPase, F1 subunit alpha, whose amino-acid sequence MTGQKKPRQDLDQVLEDTFETVESVVRGQEAELGFREAGTVSFVGKGIARIEGLPNVRSEELVRFAGGQLGIALNLEPKEVAVVLLGRRGGIEAGQEVRRTGRVVDVPVGEGLLGRVIDATGSPLDEDRPINFSERRPVERPAPSIIDRAPVTVPLQTGIQVIDALIPIGRGQRELLIGDRHTGKSAIALDTIINQVDKDVICVYCAIEQRGSSTAELIDNLKHYGAMENSIVVVASAEDSLGLRFTAPYAATTIGEYFMEKGRDVLVVYDDLTKHARCYRELSLLLRRPPAREAYPGDIFYIHSRLLERSTHLSADLGGGSLTALPIVETEAQNIAAYIPTNLISITDGQVYFSPERYQEGVLPAVDVGRSVSRVGGKAQLPAYKAVAPDLRLSFSQFEELETFSRFGTNLEDETRAALERGRRVRETLKQSQFRTRTVPQQIAILLAVTRGYFDNMPLDDITHAKRKVEVEVETHLPELCQRILDGEELSPKDIEAITDRIANALEMGRESPDSESNALPDGGAS is encoded by the coding sequence TTGACCGGGCAGAAAAAACCGCGCCAAGACCTCGACCAGGTCCTCGAAGATACTTTTGAGACTGTCGAGAGCGTCGTCCGGGGCCAGGAGGCCGAACTGGGTTTCCGGGAGGCCGGCACCGTCAGTTTCGTGGGCAAGGGGATCGCCCGCATCGAAGGCCTTCCCAACGTCCGTTCTGAGGAACTCGTGCGCTTCGCCGGAGGTCAGCTCGGTATCGCGCTGAACCTCGAGCCAAAGGAAGTGGCGGTCGTGCTTTTGGGCAGGCGGGGCGGCATCGAGGCCGGACAGGAAGTCCGCCGCACCGGCCGCGTCGTGGACGTGCCGGTCGGGGAGGGACTGCTCGGCCGCGTCATCGACGCCACGGGCTCGCCTCTGGACGAAGACAGGCCCATAAATTTTTCCGAGCGCCGGCCGGTCGAGCGGCCCGCGCCCTCGATCATCGACCGGGCTCCCGTGACCGTTCCCCTGCAGACCGGCATCCAGGTGATCGACGCGCTCATCCCGATAGGCCGCGGTCAACGTGAGCTGCTCATCGGCGATCGCCACACCGGCAAGAGCGCCATCGCCCTGGACACGATAATCAACCAGGTTGATAAAGACGTTATCTGTGTTTATTGCGCCATCGAACAGCGCGGCTCCTCCACGGCCGAGCTGATCGATAACCTCAAACATTACGGCGCCATGGAGAACAGCATCGTCGTCGTGGCGTCGGCCGAGGATTCGCTGGGGCTCAGGTTCACCGCTCCCTATGCGGCGACGACGATCGGCGAGTATTTCATGGAAAAGGGGCGCGACGTGCTCGTGGTCTATGACGACCTCACCAAGCATGCCCGCTGTTACCGCGAGCTGTCGCTGCTGCTCAGGCGCCCGCCTGCCCGCGAGGCATATCCCGGCGACATCTTCTATATCCATTCACGGTTGCTGGAGCGGTCGACGCACCTTAGCGCCGATCTCGGCGGCGGCTCGCTCACGGCGCTGCCGATCGTCGAGACCGAGGCGCAGAATATCGCCGCTTATATTCCCACCAATCTTATATCCATCACCGACGGGCAGGTCTACTTCTCGCCAGAAAGGTATCAGGAAGGAGTGCTGCCGGCGGTGGATGTCGGCCGCTCGGTCTCGCGTGTGGGCGGCAAGGCGCAGCTGCCTGCCTACAAGGCGGTCGCTCCCGACCTGCGCCTGTCTTTTTCACAGTTCGAGGAACTGGAGACCTTCTCCCGCTTCGGCACCAACCTCGAGGACGAGACGCGGGCAGCGCTGGAGCGCGGGCGGCGGGTGCGCGAGACGCTCAAGCAATCGCAGTTCCGCACCCGCACGGTGCCGCAACAGATCGCCATACTCCTTGCCGTTACCCGCGGCTATTTTGACAATATGCCGCTTGATGATATAACTCACGCCAAGCGAAAGGTCGAGGTGGAGGTCGAAACGCATCTGCCCGAGCTGTGCCAGCGCATACTCGACGGTGAAGAGCTGAGCCCCAAAGACATCGAGGCGATCACCGACAGGATCGCAAATGCCCTGGAAATGGGACGTGAAAGCCCTGATTCAGAATCGAATGCCCTGCCGGACGGCGGTGCGTCATAG
- a CDS encoding glycosyltransferase has product MKRKLTVSVVIPNFGRGEEVLECIKSIRESLYPPDEIVVVDDCSTDDSVEFLRSNGITVVEHSENQGTATARNTGAKNSTGEILVFIDSDVVIHEDTIQKCMDRFERDQAVSVIVGMPDKTNKYPGVVTAHFLMRMYFRLLKFSENVSYTNGTMTAVRRNVFEKLGGYNENLKTPGIEDAEFGLEAYRNNEKIFLDKTNLVTHNKKIDFWGLIRSDMARTVDRVFFMFRKRQVQSILAEKRFLTISMSQIISALTAPAILVFLLLTIYSRLFLIPLAVCLISFFFLNQEYLAFIKKEAGLASSIKIYLLLLVDMFFVNLAFLKGMTLYALGRRY; this is encoded by the coding sequence ATGAAAAGAAAACTAACAGTCAGTGTGGTAATTCCCAATTTTGGAAGAGGGGAAGAGGTCCTGGAATGCATCAAATCGATCCGGGAATCCCTTTATCCGCCGGACGAGATCGTGGTCGTCGACGATTGCAGCACTGACGACTCCGTAGAATTCCTCAGGTCAAACGGCATCACCGTAGTCGAGCATAGCGAGAATCAGGGAACCGCCACAGCCAGAAATACCGGCGCTAAAAACTCCACCGGAGAAATCCTTGTCTTTATTGATTCAGATGTAGTGATTCATGAGGATACGATCCAGAAATGCATGGATCGCTTCGAGCGCGATCAGGCAGTATCGGTAATCGTTGGAATGCCGGATAAAACCAATAAATATCCCGGCGTCGTCACCGCCCACTTTCTGATGAGAATGTATTTCAGGCTACTGAAATTTTCTGAAAACGTTTCTTATACCAATGGCACCATGACCGCGGTAAGAAGAAATGTCTTCGAAAAGCTGGGCGGCTATAACGAGAACCTGAAGACTCCGGGAATCGAAGATGCCGAGTTCGGGCTGGAAGCATACCGCAATAACGAAAAGATCTTTCTGGATAAGACCAACCTGGTGACGCATAACAAGAAAATCGATTTTTGGGGTCTCATCAGAAGTGATATGGCCAGGACTGTCGATCGCGTGTTCTTCATGTTTCGCAAAAGGCAGGTGCAATCGATCCTGGCGGAAAAACGCTTCCTGACGATCTCCATGTCCCAGATAATTTCGGCGCTGACAGCACCCGCCATTCTTGTCTTCCTTCTCCTGACGATATATTCCCGGTTATTTCTGATTCCTCTCGCCGTCTGCCTGATCTCATTCTTCTTCCTGAACCAGGAGTACCTTGCCTTCATAAAAAAAGAAGCGGGGCTCGCTTCTTCGATCAAGATCTATTTATTACTGCTTGTCGATATGTTTTTCGTGAACCTGGCTTTTTTGAAAGGAATGACCCTTTATGCTCTGGGCCGGAGGTACTAG
- a CDS encoding cold-shock protein, translating to MPEGTVKWFSDQKGFGFIEQENGNDLFVHFSQIQGDGFKTLSEGQKETFEAAEGPKGPQATNVTPIS from the coding sequence TTGCCAGAAGGAACAGTCAAATGGTTCTCCGATCAAAAAGGTTTCGGCTTTATAGAGCAGGAGAACGGCAACGATCTCTTCGTGCACTTTTCTCAGATTCAGGGAGACGGTTTTAAAACCCTCTCTGAGGGACAGAAAGAGACTTTCGAAGCCGCCGAAGGCCCTAAGGGTCCCCAGGCTACGAACGTAACGCCGATAAGCTAG